From the Pseudomonas syringae KCTC 12500 genome, the window TGCAGCCACTGTTGGCGCATAGCCTGATGACATTGCCGGTATTCGGCGGAATTTCTGGTTGAAAAAGGATGACGTGAAACATGCACGGCTCCGAACGAAAGGACGGGATGCATTCTACCCTTGAAGAGGACCCGAGACCGAAGCTATGGCCGCGTGTTCTTGGTTCCATGGCGATTGTCGGGTTTACCGTGGGCACCATTATCGGCCGCCTGCAGCAGCCTGACCCGGTCGAGCTGGAGCAAATCGAAGAATTGCCTGCCGGTCTGGCGCTCTGGTTCAACGAAGAACCGAAGTATCGCGGTGCGACAGTCGATGGTGCAGTGGTAGTCAACGTCGATGCGTCAGGACAGCCGTGGACGGGCCAACTGAGGTTCGACAATCGGGTTGCGCGCTGGAAGGTGGAACGAGGAGAGAAGGGGTTGGTGCTGACGCTCCTGGCAGCCCGTCCACTTCATGGCGACTGGCGCACTGAGAAGGTGGACGGGCGCTGGAGACTGGAGGTCAGTCTCCGGGAGGAATAAAAGAGGGGAATCCCCGGCCTGCCTGTACCAAGGTCCCCAAAACTGGCGATGTAATACTTGTTGCAGGGGGCGTGCCAGTTTTCAAATCGTTTCAGAAAAAACGTGTTCGCGTGAGAAGCGGATCCTCCCTGCGTGAGGCCATGCTTTATTCCTGAAACTCATAACTCTTTGAATTATAAATATTTATACATGTTGCTCGTGTGCCGGAAGTGATTTGGCTATAGAGCGGAGTCGTAGTGCCGCGTCGTTCATCCTTGATAACGCAGTACACGTTCCAGCCTTCCGGTTTTCCAGAAGCGCACTCAATTTGCGCACCACTAGCGTGCAGAAACCCATACTGATGCACTCGTCCATCCGAACTCGATGATGGATCGGTGCCCCTCACGTGCACAAATGAGCCGTTTGCGCATTGGCCAATCGGCTGGCTGTTACGGCGCCGGACACCAGAATTGCCTTTTTGTTCACGTGGGCTACAGTGAAGGACGGCTCTGAAGGCCGAAAATCGCTTGAAAATGGCCCAAAAAAGCAAAGTGAAAAAAAATTTTTGTGCTTGAACACGGTGCGCCGTCAAAGTGATGACAACTGTCACATTAACTGACTAATCTCCCCGAAGTTCCCGTAATACAAGGCTTTCGCCAGTTTTGCATCAGCACTCTGCTGGCGGGGATCGAGGCCGGTTAAGGTGCATTTTTCCGGTCGGGGCACGAAAACGATAGATCTGACGAACGGTACCAAAATAAGTTTTGGGAAATGGGTAGTCAGGTCGATACACTCCGTGACGTCTTTGCTGACACGAGTTGTGACAAATGACTGGATGTTCTCAAGATTCCAGCAATGGTTTCTTCAGCGCATAAAAAGCATTGCACCGACGTGTTGCCATCGACAAAAGCGGTCTAGTCAAAAGTCAGGGCGAACAGAATCCATTGATCTCGGATCGGGACTGTCGCCTATCGCTAATCCGTGGGTCAGGGCCAAGCCCGGCACCATGGATATAAAAAATTAGATTCACGAGGAGCGTAGTAATGAAGAAGTCCACCCTGGCTTTGGCCGTCACCGTTGGTGTATTGGCTCAGCAGGCCAGCGCAGCTGGTTTCCTGGAAGACAGTAAAGCGTCCGTCAGTTCTCGTACTCTGTATTTCAACAACGACCTGCGTGAAGGCGTTCGTGCTTCCGACCAGCGCGAAACCGCGACCGGTCTGAAATTTGACTACCTCTCTGGTTTCACTCAGGGCACCGTCGGTTTTGGTCTTGATGCGCAAGCTCTGGTAGGGGTGCACTTGGGTGGCGGCATTGATCACCACAATGCCAACACAGCCAACACCGTTGTTCCAACTGACACTGATGGTTCTTCGGTCAGCGACTGGTCCCGTATCGGTGCCAACGCGAAGGTCCGCTTCTCCAAGACCGAATTGAAACTCGGTAACGCTTTGGCTCCGAACCTGCCGATTCTGGTCAGCAACGACGGTCGTTTGCTGCCTCAGGCGTTTGCTGGCGGTATCGTGACGTCGAAAGAACTGGACAGCGTTACCTTCACTGCTGGTCAATTGAACAAGTCGATTGGCCGTGCATCTTCGGACTGGGGTGATCTCTCCGTCAACGGCGCAACCGAAGGCAGCGACCAGTTCCGTTTTGGTGGCGCTGACTGGAAGGTCACCAAAGACCTGACCCTGCAGTACTACTACGCGAATCTGGAAGACTTCTACAAGCAACACTTCCTCGGTTTGGTGCACGTTTACCAAATCGACGCCAACCAGTCTTTCAAGACTGACCTGCGTTACTTCAATAGCAGCTCTGACGGCAAGAACAGCAGCGGCGCTTCAGGTTATGCCTTCAACAACAACAGCGGTTACGCCAAGACCCCTGGTGAAGTTGACAACCAAACCTGGTCTGCCATGTTCACCTACTCGCTGGGCGGCCATGCATTCATGGTCGGTCACCAGCAAGTTGGCGATGACGGCGGTTTCGTGAACCTGAACCAAGGCTCCCTGCGTAACGGTAACAACCGTCCGGAAGGTAACGGCGGCGCCAGCTTCTACCTGTTCACTGACTCGATGATCAACAGCTTCAACCGTGCCGGTGAGAACACCACGTTCGGTCAGTATTCGTATGACTTCGCGAAAGTCGGTATTCCAGGCCTGAAAACAGCCATTGCTTATCTGCATGCTGACGACATCAAAGGCGCACGTGGGACTACCTCGTTCGGTAAAGAGTACTCCGAGTGGGAACGCGACATGCGCGTTGACTACGTGATTCAGAGCGGTGCTTTGAAAGGGTTTGGCACCAGTGTTCGTTACGGTACCTACCGTGCCGATGACGGCCTGAACAACTCCTCGAATGCGGATCAGGCTCGCGTACTCTTCAACTACACCTACAACTTCATGTAAGTGTATTGAGGCTTAAAGGAACCCCGCCCCGTGCGGGGTTTCTTTTGCCTGTTTTTTGATATTCCTGACAGGTCTATTGGGCGCATTATTTATTCTTTTTAACTTCTCTCGACAGGGCGCACAGTAGTGCTATACCAAGGCCTACCCGATACAGACAAGGAGCAACACCATGACACTGCGACTTGGCGACATCGCCCCTGATTTCGAACAGGAATCCAGTGAGGGGCGTATACGTTTTCATGAGTGGCTCGGCGACAGCTGGGGTGTGCTGTTCTCTCATCCGGCTGACTTCACGCCGGTGTGCACCACAGAGCTGGGCTTCACTGCCAAACTGAAAGACGAGTTCGCCAAGCGCGGCGTGAAAGCCATTGCGCTGTCGGTGGACCCTGTCGATTCGCACATCAAGTGGATCGACGACATCGACACCACGCAAAACACCCTGGTCAACTTCCCGATTCTTGCCGACGCTGATCGCAAAGTTTCCGACCTGTACGACCTGATTCATCCTAATGCCAACGACACGCTGACTGTGCGCTCGCTGTTCGTGATCGATCCGAACAAGAAGGTGCGTCTGACGATTACCTATCCGGCCAGCACCGGGCGTAACTTCCACGAGATTCTGCGCGTCATCGACTCCCTGCAATTGACCGACAACTACAAGGTCGCCACGCCCGCCAACTGGGTGGACGGCGATGACGTAGTGATCGTGCCGTCGATCAAGGATGAAGCCGAGATAAAACAACGCTTTCCCAAGGGCTATAAAGCGGTCACGCCTTATCTGCGCCTGACACCACAGCCAAACCGCTGATTTCCGATCTACCAAGCGTGGGGTTATTCGGGCCGATTTATCGGCCCTTTTTTATTCCTTCCTCATAGCCGCCTGCTGCGTCGCTTCATCAATCGCGGACGCGGAGCATGGGCACGATAGTCGAGATTATCGTTCCTCACGCTCCAGCGTAGGAGTGCATGTCCTGACGCTCTGCGTCACAGGTCCAAGGGGTGCAGGCAACGGCATTTTCTTTATATTCATTTATGGAATAACTAAATGAATAAATAAGATTTATAGATATAAAAAAGGGCTGTTAATGTCGTGCCTATTCCCACCTTGCTCGTTCCTCAGCGGTCGAGCAGGGGACCACCCCAAATAGGTAAAGGAGCGCATATGCGCACTGTCATTTTGCGTCGAAGCCTTGTCGCGCTGTTTGCTGCTGCGGTCGCTCTTGGTGCGGTCACTCAGGCTCAGGCGGAAGATCTGCGCATCGGTTACCAGAAGTACGGCACGCTGGTGCTGCTCAAGGCCAAGGGCTCGCTGGAAAAGCGTCTGGCCGAGCAGGGTGTGAAAGTCCAGTGGACGGAGTTCCCTGGCGGCCCGCAGCTGCTTGAAGGCCTGAACGTCGGTTCTATCGACTTCGGCGTAACAGGCGAAACGCCGCCGGTCTTCGCTCAGGCCGCGGGCGCGGACCTGCTGTATGTGGCCTACGAGCCGCCAGCACCGACCAGTGAAGCCATCCTGGTCCCCAAAGACTCCCCGATTACTTCGGTCAAAGACCTGAAGGGCAAGAAAGTCGTCCTCAATAAGGGCTCGAACGTCCATTACCTGCTGGTCAAGGCGCTGGAAGATGCGGGTCTGAAATACACCGATATCCAGACCGTCTTCCTGCCTCCGGCCGATGCGCGTGCCGCTTTCGAGCGCGGCAGCGTGGATGCCTGGGTCATCTGGGACCCGTACCAGGCCGCTGCTGAAAAGCAATTGCAGGCGCGAACCCTGAAAGACGGCACCGGCATTGTCGACAACCATCAGTTCTATCTCGCCACCAAGCCGTACGCGCAGAAAAAACCCAAGGTGATTCAGGCGCTGGTCGAAGAGGTCCGAGCGGTGGGCGAGTGGTCCAAGGCCAACCCCGATGAAGTGACCCAACAGGTCGCGCCGTTGCTGGGGCTGCCGGCCGATATCACCCTGACTTCAGTGAAGCGGCAGGGCTACGGCGCGCAGTTCCTTACCCCGCCGGTGGTGGCGGCACAGCAGAAAATCGCTGACACCTTCTACCAGCTCAAGCTGATTCCAAAGCCGCTCAGCATTGCTGATGTGGTCTGGACACCTCCTGCTGCTGTTGCTCAAGCACAGTGATCGTCAGGCCCTTCGAGGAGACAACTCCATGAGCCTCAGTGCTTCGCAACGCATCATTCACCGACTGGCGCCCTGGGCACTTCCAGTCCTGTTGTTGGCAGTCTGGCAGCTGTCAGTCAGCGCCGGCTGGTTATCCACACGCATTCTGCCCGCACCCAGCGCGGTCATCGAAGCGGGCATAAACCTGGTCGCCAGCGGCGAAATCTGGACGCATCTTGCGATCAGCGGCTGGCGTGCCGGGATCGGGTTTGCCATTGGCGGCGGCATCGGTCTGGCGCTGGGCTTCATCACCGGCCTGAGCAAATGGGGTGAGCGTCTGCTGGACAGCTCGGTGCAGATGATTCGCAACGTGCCGCACCTGGCGCTGATTCCGCTGGTCATCCTGTGGTTCGGCATCGACGAGACCGCCAAGATATTCCTAGTCGCACTGGGCACTCTGTTCCCGATTTACCTGAATACCTACCACGGCATCCGCAACATCGATCCGGCGCTGGTAGAAATGTCCCGTAGCTACGGCCTGTCAGGTTTCAGCCTGTTCCGTCATGTGATCCTGCCGGGCGCCATGCCTTCGATTCTGGTCGGCGTGCGCTTTGCGCTGGGCTTCATGTGGCTGACGCTGATCGTCGCGGAAACCATTTCCGCCAGCTCCGGCATCGGCTACCTGGCGATGAATGCACGGGAATTTCTGCAAACCGACGTCGTGGTGCTGGCCATTGTGTTGTACGCCGTACTCGGCAAGCTGGCCGATCTGGCGGCGCGGGGCCTGGAACGTGTCTGCCTGCGCTGGCACCCGGCCTATCAAGTGAGCAAAGGCGGTGCCGCATGACCAGTCTGAAACAGCAACCTCCACACTTGCTGCGTGGCATCCCGCTGGCGGTACGCAAGCTGAAAAAAGCGTTCGGCGCCCGCGAAGTGCTCAAGGACATCGACCTGCACATCCCTGCGGGTCAGTTCGTCGCCATCGTCGGC encodes:
- a CDS encoding OprD family outer membrane porin; its protein translation is MKKSTLALAVTVGVLAQQASAAGFLEDSKASVSSRTLYFNNDLREGVRASDQRETATGLKFDYLSGFTQGTVGFGLDAQALVGVHLGGGIDHHNANTANTVVPTDTDGSSVSDWSRIGANAKVRFSKTELKLGNALAPNLPILVSNDGRLLPQAFAGGIVTSKELDSVTFTAGQLNKSIGRASSDWGDLSVNGATEGSDQFRFGGADWKVTKDLTLQYYYANLEDFYKQHFLGLVHVYQIDANQSFKTDLRYFNSSSDGKNSSGASGYAFNNNSGYAKTPGEVDNQTWSAMFTYSLGGHAFMVGHQQVGDDGGFVNLNQGSLRNGNNRPEGNGGASFYLFTDSMINSFNRAGENTTFGQYSYDFAKVGIPGLKTAIAYLHADDIKGARGTTSFGKEYSEWERDMRVDYVIQSGALKGFGTSVRYGTYRADDGLNNSSNADQARVLFNYTYNFM
- a CDS encoding peroxiredoxin; the protein is MTLRLGDIAPDFEQESSEGRIRFHEWLGDSWGVLFSHPADFTPVCTTELGFTAKLKDEFAKRGVKAIALSVDPVDSHIKWIDDIDTTQNTLVNFPILADADRKVSDLYDLIHPNANDTLTVRSLFVIDPNKKVRLTITYPASTGRNFHEILRVIDSLQLTDNYKVATPANWVDGDDVVIVPSIKDEAEIKQRFPKGYKAVTPYLRLTPQPNR
- a CDS encoding sulfonate ABC transporter substrate-binding protein → MRTVILRRSLVALFAAAVALGAVTQAQAEDLRIGYQKYGTLVLLKAKGSLEKRLAEQGVKVQWTEFPGGPQLLEGLNVGSIDFGVTGETPPVFAQAAGADLLYVAYEPPAPTSEAILVPKDSPITSVKDLKGKKVVLNKGSNVHYLLVKALEDAGLKYTDIQTVFLPPADARAAFERGSVDAWVIWDPYQAAAEKQLQARTLKDGTGIVDNHQFYLATKPYAQKKPKVIQALVEEVRAVGEWSKANPDEVTQQVAPLLGLPADITLTSVKRQGYGAQFLTPPVVAAQQKIADTFYQLKLIPKPLSIADVVWTPPAAVAQAQ
- the ssuC gene encoding aliphatic sulfonate ABC transporter permease SsuC, which produces MSLSASQRIIHRLAPWALPVLLLAVWQLSVSAGWLSTRILPAPSAVIEAGINLVASGEIWTHLAISGWRAGIGFAIGGGIGLALGFITGLSKWGERLLDSSVQMIRNVPHLALIPLVILWFGIDETAKIFLVALGTLFPIYLNTYHGIRNIDPALVEMSRSYGLSGFSLFRHVILPGAMPSILVGVRFALGFMWLTLIVAETISASSGIGYLAMNAREFLQTDVVVLAIVLYAVLGKLADLAARGLERVCLRWHPAYQVSKGGAA